In Macadamia integrifolia cultivar HAES 741 unplaced genomic scaffold, SCU_Mint_v3 scaffold1815, whole genome shotgun sequence, a single window of DNA contains:
- the LOC122064917 gene encoding uncharacterized protein LOC122064917 produces MEPTGDSNSRSRDIASWPSAVSHYMLECILKQYKSGKGGDNGLKKEQFIEIANQLKEKLFTSYDCEQVRNHFRIWKQRLRALSDLQKQSGLGWNASDMRFDAPQHFWNDYRKKEQKYWKEHSVLPIHLEVGALLRKKMATGNDSTVPSEAATEVMMDVTGTQVKGIGNNDGVDYEPIEEEESVPSTPIGSTGCSRGRPRGSVNSGREKRKKGAAEKVVSPLKSIANSIEKMVMSESQSEFGRAIIDVVDAIPDLNFQQKFKAKEYFMAKRNSAIIFLETRVEDRRNLLEMYLPEIEKN; encoded by the exons atGGAACCAACAGGAGATTCTAATAGTAGGTCACGGGACATTGCTTCATGGCCTAGCGCCGTTTCTCATTACATGTTGGAGTGTATATTGAAGCAGTACAAGAGTGGTAAGGGTGGAGATAATGGACTGAAAAAGGAGCAGTTCATTGAAATTGCTAACcaactgaaagagaaattatttactagttacgactgtgaacaagtgagaaaccacttccggatttggaagcaaaggcttagagcattgagtgacctacagaagcaaagtggattgggttggaatgcATCTGATATGAGATTTGATGCTCCTCAACACTTCTGGAATGATTATAGG aaaaaagaacaaaagtattgGAAGGAACATAGTGTGCTCCCAATTCACCTTGAAGTTGGAGCTTTACTAAGGAAAAAGATGGCAACTGGGAATGATTCAACAGTCCCCTCTGAAGCTGCCACTGAAGTTATGATGGACGTGACAGGTACTCAGGTTAAGGGAATAGGGAACAATGATGGTGTTGACTATgaacctattgaagaagaagaaagtgttccttccacTCCCATTGGTAGTACCGGCTGTTCTCGAGGAAGACCTCGTGGGTCCGTCAATAGTggtagagaaaagaggaagaagggtgcagctgaaaaggtggtaagtccaTTGAAATCGATTGCTAACTCAATCGAGAAGATGGTAATGAGTGAATCTCAGTCTGAATTTGGGAGAGCAATTATAGATGTTGTTGATGCCATTCCGGAcctcaattttcaacaaaagtttaaggccaaggaatatttcatggccaagaggaattctgccattatcttcttggaaacaagagtagaagataggcgaaatctgcttgagatgtacttgccagagattgagaagaattga